The following are encoded together in the Pungitius pungitius chromosome 7, fPunPun2.1, whole genome shotgun sequence genome:
- the ap1m3 gene encoding adaptor related protein complex 1 subunit mu 3 isoform X2: MGNMDMNEIDHFMPIMMKREEEAEMTPLITHGSSHFLWIKHSNLYLVAMTKKNANASLVYSFLYKIIQVFKEYFKELEEESIRDNFVTVYELMDEVMDFGFPQTTDSKILQEYITQQGHKLDIGAPRPPATVTNAVSWRSEGIKYRKNEVFMDVIESVNLLVSANGSVLQSEIVGNVKLKVVLSGMPELRLGLNDKVLFEITGREKSKAVELEDVKFHQCVRLSRFENDRTISFIPPDGESELMSYRLNTTVKPLIWIESVIEKFSHSRVEIKVKARSQFKSRSTANNVSILVPVPSDADSPKFKTSTGSAKWVPEKSAVEWNIKSFPGGKEYMMRAHFELPSVDSDELEAKRPITVNFEIPYFTVSGIQVRYLKIIEKSGYQALPWVRYITQSGDYQLRTN; encoded by the exons ATGGGGAACATGGACATGAATGAGATTGACCACTTCATGCCCATTATGatgaagagagaagaggaggctgAGATGACGCCTCTGATCACCCATGGTTCCTCACACTTCCTGTGGATCAAACACAGCAACCTCTACT TGGTGGCGATGACAAAGAAGAATGCAAACGCTTCCCTGGTCTACTCATTTCTTTATAAAATCATACAG GTATTTAAGGAGTACTTTAAGGAGCTTGAGGAGGAGAGTATTCGTGACAATTTTGTGACGGTGTACGAGCTGATGGACGAAGTGATGGACTTCGGTTTCCCTCAGACAACGGACAGCAAGATCCTCCAAGA GTACATCACCCAGCAGGGTCATAAATTAGATATCGGCGCTCCGCGACCTCCAGCAACCGTCACTAATGCTGTGTCCTGGCGGTCAGAGGGCATCAAGTACAGGAAGAATGAAGTGTTCATGGATGTCATTGAGTCTGTAAATCTACTG GTGAGCGCCAATGGCAGCGTCCTGCAGAGTGAAATAGTGGGCAACGTTAAGCTCAAAGTCGTCCTCTCGGGGATGCCTGAACTCAGACTGGGCCTCAACGACAAAGTGCTGTTTGAAATAACAGGCA gAGAGAAAAGTAAGGCCGTGGAGCTGGAGGACGTGAAGTTCCATCAGTGTGTCCGTCTGTCGCGCTTCGAGAACGACCGCACCATCTCTTTCATCCCCCCCGACGGCGAGAGCGAGCTCATGTCCTACCGCCTCAACACCACA GTGAAGCCTCTCATATGGATCGAGAGCGTGATCGAGAAGTTCTCTCACAGCCGCGTGGAGATCAAGGTGAAG GCTCGGAGTCAGTTCAAGAGCCGATCCACTGCCAACAACGTGTCCATTCTGGTGCCGGTGCCCAGTGATGCGGACTCACCCAAGTTCAAGACCAGCACAGGCAGCGCCAAGTGGGTCCCCGAGAAGAGCGCGGTGGAGTGGAACATCAAGTCTTTCCCG GGTGGGAAGGAGTACATGATGCGAGCGCACTTTGAGCTTCCCAGTGTGGACAGCGATGAGCTGGAAGCAAAGAGACCAATCACAGTTAACTTTGAGATCCCTTATTTCACCGTTTCTGGGATTCAG GTACGCTACCTTAAGATCATCGAGAAGAGCGGTTACCAGGCATTACCATGGGTGCGCTACATCACACAAAGTGgag ATTACCAGCTCCGGACAAACTAA
- the ap1m3 gene encoding adaptor related protein complex 1 subunit mu 3 isoform X1, which translates to MSASAIFILDLKGKVLICRNYMGNMDMNEIDHFMPIMMKREEEAEMTPLITHGSSHFLWIKHSNLYLVAMTKKNANASLVYSFLYKIIQVFKEYFKELEEESIRDNFVTVYELMDEVMDFGFPQTTDSKILQEYITQQGHKLDIGAPRPPATVTNAVSWRSEGIKYRKNEVFMDVIESVNLLVSANGSVLQSEIVGNVKLKVVLSGMPELRLGLNDKVLFEITGREKSKAVELEDVKFHQCVRLSRFENDRTISFIPPDGESELMSYRLNTTVKPLIWIESVIEKFSHSRVEIKVKARSQFKSRSTANNVSILVPVPSDADSPKFKTSTGSAKWVPEKSAVEWNIKSFPGGKEYMMRAHFELPSVDSDELEAKRPITVNFEIPYFTVSGIQVRYLKIIEKSGYQALPWVRYITQSGDYQLRTN; encoded by the exons ATGTCGGCCTCGGCGATATTTATCCTCGACCTGAAGGGAAAG GTGCTAATCTGCCGTAACTACATGGGGAACATGGACATGAATGAGATTGACCACTTCATGCCCATTATGatgaagagagaagaggaggctgAGATGACGCCTCTGATCACCCATGGTTCCTCACACTTCCTGTGGATCAAACACAGCAACCTCTACT TGGTGGCGATGACAAAGAAGAATGCAAACGCTTCCCTGGTCTACTCATTTCTTTATAAAATCATACAG GTATTTAAGGAGTACTTTAAGGAGCTTGAGGAGGAGAGTATTCGTGACAATTTTGTGACGGTGTACGAGCTGATGGACGAAGTGATGGACTTCGGTTTCCCTCAGACAACGGACAGCAAGATCCTCCAAGA GTACATCACCCAGCAGGGTCATAAATTAGATATCGGCGCTCCGCGACCTCCAGCAACCGTCACTAATGCTGTGTCCTGGCGGTCAGAGGGCATCAAGTACAGGAAGAATGAAGTGTTCATGGATGTCATTGAGTCTGTAAATCTACTG GTGAGCGCCAATGGCAGCGTCCTGCAGAGTGAAATAGTGGGCAACGTTAAGCTCAAAGTCGTCCTCTCGGGGATGCCTGAACTCAGACTGGGCCTCAACGACAAAGTGCTGTTTGAAATAACAGGCA gAGAGAAAAGTAAGGCCGTGGAGCTGGAGGACGTGAAGTTCCATCAGTGTGTCCGTCTGTCGCGCTTCGAGAACGACCGCACCATCTCTTTCATCCCCCCCGACGGCGAGAGCGAGCTCATGTCCTACCGCCTCAACACCACA GTGAAGCCTCTCATATGGATCGAGAGCGTGATCGAGAAGTTCTCTCACAGCCGCGTGGAGATCAAGGTGAAG GCTCGGAGTCAGTTCAAGAGCCGATCCACTGCCAACAACGTGTCCATTCTGGTGCCGGTGCCCAGTGATGCGGACTCACCCAAGTTCAAGACCAGCACAGGCAGCGCCAAGTGGGTCCCCGAGAAGAGCGCGGTGGAGTGGAACATCAAGTCTTTCCCG GGTGGGAAGGAGTACATGATGCGAGCGCACTTTGAGCTTCCCAGTGTGGACAGCGATGAGCTGGAAGCAAAGAGACCAATCACAGTTAACTTTGAGATCCCTTATTTCACCGTTTCTGGGATTCAG GTACGCTACCTTAAGATCATCGAGAAGAGCGGTTACCAGGCATTACCATGGGTGCGCTACATCACACAAAGTGgag ATTACCAGCTCCGGACAAACTAA